The uncultured Bacteroides sp. genome includes the window ATATACAGCTGAATAAATATTGTTATTTTTATCTTATTAATTAAATTATATCGGGATGAGGTAAAGCTCATCCCGATGCTTTTTTGTTTGATTAAGAATGATCTTTAACAATGAGGAACATGGAAGTAAGTGCTACTCTTTGGGGTAATATGGCTCAAGGTGAAGAGATATATCTATTTCGAATAACAAATGAGAATGGAGCTTATGTAGAATTGACTAACCTGGGGGCTACTTGGGTGAGCGCTGTAGTGCCTGATCGGCATGGAATTATGGGAAACGTACTACTTGGTTATGATACAGCTGAAGGATATGTACGTGATCTCTACTATATGGGTGCAACTATTGGCCGTTTTGCTAATCGTATAGATGGTGCCTCTTTTTCTATTGACGGTGTGGCTTATCGGCTAGAGCGAAATGATGGTTCTAATACTAATCATGGTGGAACTTCAGGCTTTTCTCACAAATTATGGCAATGGAAACTTGTTGATGATGGAGTGTGTTTTACCATTACATCGCCCGACAAAGAAGGTGGATATCCCGGGTGTGTAGAGGTTTCGGTGACTTTTTCATGGAGTGAGAAAAATGAGCTAACGATTTTATATAGTGGTTATACAGATAAACCAACCTATCTGAATCTGACTAATCATGCTTACTTCAATTTGACCGCAAGAGATGGAGAAATTATTGATCATATCTTAATGATTCCCTCAAACCGTATGCTTGACACTACATCTCGATTTATCCCTACGGGTGCTTATCGTTTGATAGATAATACCCCTTTTGATTTTATGTATCCCCGTCGTCTAGGAAATCATCTTCATGATAATGATTCGCAGTTACTTTGTAATCATGGTTACAACCATTGTTATGTATTAAAAGATGTATCTGGGGATGATTTATTACTTGCGGCTATACTGATTGAGCCTCGTTGGGGACGTCGTTTAGAAGTAATGACTACATTACCTTCTGTATTGTTATATACTGCCGGATATTATGTGCAGCCTGATGTTGCTGTTTGCTTAGAGGCTCAGTATTTGCCTGATTCTCCTCATCATCCACATTTCCCTTCATGTTTATTATTACCCGGGAAACAGTATGATGAGCGTACGATATTTATATTCAAACAAGAACACTGATAGTTATGAAAACAATGAAAAACAGACTAAAATTCTTTTTAACTGGGTTAGCGGCGGTTTCTTTTATAGCTGTTGCACATGCGCAAATCGTATATCTGCACAGCAATAATCCAAATGTACATTGGAAAGTAAAAGCTTTAGCAGAGGTGGCCTCTAATGTTTCACAGTTGTCGCAAAATGACTATAATATTTCTTCCTGGGTTGATGCTGTGGTTCCCGGCACGGTTTTCAATTCATACGTGGTGGCAGGATTGGAAAAAGATCCGAATTTTGGTGATAACATTTATAAGGTGGATCGTAGTAAATATGATCGTAGCTTTTGGTATCGTACTACGTTTAAAGTTCCGGCAAGTTATGATAAAAAGCTGATATGGTTGAACTTTAATGGCGTAAATCGCCGGGCGGATATTTATCTGAATGGGCATCTGCTAGGAAGTCTGGATGGATTTATGCAACGTGGGCGTTTTAACGTTACGGATTTAATAAAACGCGATGTAGCCAATGTGCTGACACTGTTAGTTAGCATTCCGCAAAAGCCTTTGGCTAATCAGGGAAGCCCTGCTTATCTAAGCAGTGGCGGATGGGATTGGATGCCTTATGTGCCGGGATTGAATAGCGGGATTACGGACAAGGTTTATTTAAGTAATACCGGTGCTGTTACTTTGATAGATCCATGGATAAGAACAGATCTTCCAAGCCTTGCAAGGGCTGATGTTTCGGTGCAATTGCAAGTAAAGAATAATGCAGATAGTGCACATAAAATTGTAGTAAAAGGGATTATTACCCCAGGCAATCTGTCGTTTTCTAAAGAAATAAATGTGGATGCGGAAACTATTATGCCGGTGC containing:
- a CDS encoding aldose epimerase family protein, which gives rise to MEVSATLWGNMAQGEEIYLFRITNENGAYVELTNLGATWVSAVVPDRHGIMGNVLLGYDTAEGYVRDLYYMGATIGRFANRIDGASFSIDGVAYRLERNDGSNTNHGGTSGFSHKLWQWKLVDDGVCFTITSPDKEGGYPGCVEVSVTFSWSEKNELTILYSGYTDKPTYLNLTNHAYFNLTARDGEIIDHILMIPSNRMLDTTSRFIPTGAYRLIDNTPFDFMYPRRLGNHLHDNDSQLLCNHGYNHCYVLKDVSGDDLLLAAILIEPRWGRRLEVMTTLPSVLLYTAGYYVQPDVAVCLEAQYLPDSPHHPHFPSCLLLPGKQYDERTIFIFKQEH